From one Musa acuminata AAA Group cultivar baxijiao chromosome BXJ2-6, Cavendish_Baxijiao_AAA, whole genome shotgun sequence genomic stretch:
- the LOC135615570 gene encoding F-box/kelch-repeat protein At2g44130-like — translation MRGREKRGRGMEGEECYKDLIPGLPDDIALDCLARVPLRFHPGLRLVCPRWRDLVTAPSFHRHRERIGVAEDLIFLVQAVVPVDKGSGSDEGEEEGKGGAAACRPPVYGLSAYNATLGSWHRVVTPEQVPLFAQVAAVGREVVLLGGWDRASLEPTAEVRVLDLATGGWRRGAAMKAARSFFACAAVEGRVYVAGGHDGQKNALRSAESYDPAADAWSALPEMGEERDECRGVAAGGRFWAVSGYGTEGQGRFVGAAEWYDAEAGTWTREEGLGEAGGATCVWVSGGRMWSLEGGGGVGGVREYEGSGKGWREVAPLPGGMRPCAAAAVSCAGERVFVVAAQAEAVAEAEVGGGGHRGWTLEVGPQRWTRVVTPVGFTGFVFSAAAVRI, via the coding sequence ATGagaggaagagagaagagaggaagagggatGGAGGGAGAGGAGTGTTACAAGGATTTGATACCGGGTTTGCCGGATGACATAGCATTGGATTGCCTCGCCCGAGTCCCGCTCCGATTCCACCCGGGTCTCCGACTCGTCTGCCCCCGCTGGCGCGATCTGGTCACCGCCCCCTCCTTCCACCGCCACAGGGAACGCATCGGAGTGGCGGAGGACCTGATCTTCCTCGTCCAGGCCGTCGTCCCCGTCGACAAGGGCAGCGGTTCTgacgagggggaggaggaggggaagggtGGGGCCGCCGCTTGCCGGCCGCCGGTGTATGGGCTTAGCGCCTACAATGCGACGCTCGGGTCGTGGCACCGCGTGGTGACGCCAGAACAGGTGCCGCTCTTCGCGCAGGTCGCGGCGGTGGGGAGGGAGGTGGTCCTGCTGGGGGGCTGGGACCGAGCGAGCTTGGAACCGACGGCGGAGGTCCGGGTGCTGGACCTGGCGACGGGCGGGTGGCGTCGTGGGGCGGCGATGAAGGCGGCGAGGAGCTTCTTCGCGTGCGCGGCGGTGGAGGGGCGGGTGTACGTAGCGGGGGGCCACGACGGGCAGAAGAACGCACTGCGGTCGGCGGAGTCGTACGATCCGGCGGCGGACGCGTGGTCAGCGCTGCCGGAGATGGGGGAGGAGCGGGACGAGTGCCGGGGGGTGGCGGCGGGGGGGCGGTTCTGGGCGGTGAGCGGGTATGGAACGGAGGGGCAGGGCCGATTCGTGGGGGCGGCGGAGTGGTACGACGCGGAAGCGGGGACATGGACGAGGGAGGAGGGGctgggggaggcgggcggcgcgaCCTGCGTGTGGGTGTCTGGGGGCAGGATGTGGAGCCTGGAGGGCGGCGGTGGAGTCGGTGGCGTGAGGGAGTACGAGGGGAGCGGGAAGGGGTGGAGGGAGGTGGCCCCGCTGCCGGGAGGGATGAGGCCGTGCGCGGCGGCGGCCGTGAGCTGTGCCGGAGAGAGGGTGTTCGTGGTGGCGGCGCAGGCAGAGGCGGTGGCCGAGGCCGAGGTTGGCGGTGGGGGCCACCGCGGTTGGACTCTGGAGGTGGGGCCGCAGCGGTGGACGCGCGTGGTGACGCCGGTTGGCTTCACGGGCTTCGTCTTCTCAGCCGCAGCGGTCCGGATCTAA
- the LOC135615569 gene encoding leucine-rich repeat receptor protein kinase HPCA1-like yields the protein MECGSCLHGVGLGCLVCLLILALGTLFTSADTLPNEASALVGVASNWQNIPCTWAGEDPCSSHWDGVKCSNSHIISITLSNLGISGILSEEIEGLPELVHLELSYNADLNGPIPHSIGNLVKLQNLILVGCGFSGSIPAELGRLSSLLVLSLNSNHLHGPIPGALGNLSSVHWLDITDNMISGSIPVSDGTNLGLDMLTNCQHFHFGKNNLSGPIPPSLFHSEMKLLHVILDNNRLSGSIPTTIGLIRTLEAVRLDGNELSGNVPLNLNNLTRLVDLRLSNNQLTGPLPNLTGIDGLTYLDMSNNSFDESEVPSWFSTSQSLTTIILEYLSISGQIPTSLFVSQLQTARLRNNRFNGTLDLSGQISSRLSLVDLQHNNIQKINTGNYLQELILVDNPYCEEGESGSKYCTIPQQSSDTMYSTSTPNCRNSLCPLDQDMDSHCCCSCPYRGTIYFLLQNFSDINNSSHYFSLGTSLYNGCLEYQVPVSSVSVLNPYMNNDRYLQIDLKFFPDRKVYFDESEVFLISSLFNNRNFTVPPEFGPYYFGGQQYIFQGTVPGSKSKRGPPVIGATVGVIVLLSAIICLLILHKKRKAKEAASRFQFSGLWNLSTSSSSIPQLTGPRIFSLEEIRKCTKNFSEENCIGSGAYGKVYRGVFADGQVVAVKRAQQGSAQGNQEFKTEIEMLSRVHHKNLVSLVGLCIDHNEKIVVYEYVPNGTLRESLSGKSGIRMDWKRRLRVAHCAASGLAYLHELANPPIIHRDIKSNNILLDHRLNAKVSDFGLSRTLFDDAKRHITTQVKGTVGYLDPEYYMTQQLTEKSDVYSFGVLLLELVTARKPIEEGQYVVRQVKDAIDKQKNLLNLDELLDPTIATVSALRGLENFIDLAMKCVEDESRDRPSMSEVVKEIENIMQVADVNSTAEYGSTSPPFAGKSGGGLAGTGEDFEYSSDPFSPRTESK from the exons ATGGAGTGTGGTTCTTGTCTTCATGGTGTGGGACTGGGCTGTCTAGTTTGCTTACTGATCCTTGCCCTTGGGACTTTATTCACTTCAGCAGATACACTTCCTAATGAAG CTTCTGCTCTGGTTGGTGTGGCTAGTAATTGGCAGAACATTCCATGTACCTGGGCTGGTGAGGATCCTTGCAGCAGCCACTGGGATGGAGTCAAATGTTCAAATTCTCATATAATTTCAAT AACCTTATCAAACTTGGGCATAAGCGGGATTCTGTCTGAAGAAATTGAGGGTCTGCCAGAGTTGGTTCATTT GGAACTGTCGTATAATGCAGATTTGAATGGACCAATCCCCCATTCCATTGGGAATTTGGTGAAATTGCAAAATTT AATCCTTGTTGGTTGCGGATTTAGTGGCAGCATTCCAGCAGAACTAGGAAGGCTATCGAGTCTATTGGTTTT ATCtctgaactccaaccatttacatgGACCAATTCCCGGAGCTCTTGGTAATTTGTCATCAGTGCACTGGCTGGATATTACTGATAATATGATTTCCGGATCGATCCCTGTCTCTGATGGCACAAATCTTGGTTTGGATATGTTAACTAACTGCCAGCACTT CCATTTTGGCAAGAACAACCTCTCTGGGCCAATTCCACCGAGTCTCTTCCATTCAGAAATGAAACTGCTACATGT GATTTTAGATAACAATCGTTTATCAGGAAGCATCCCAACAACAATCGGATTGATTAGAACTCTGGAAGCTGT GCGGCTTGACGGGAATGAACTCAGTGGAAATGTGCCTCTAAACCTCAACAACCTTACAAGATTGGTAGACCT GCGCCTGTCAAATAACCAACTTACTGGTCCCTTGCCAAATCTAACTGGAATAGATGGACTAACATATTT GGACATGAGTAACAACAGTTTTGATGAATCAGAAGTTCCATCCTGGTTTTCAACCTCTCAATCATTGACAACAAT AATCCTGGAGTACTTGTCTATTTCAGGGCAGATACCGACATCTCTGTTTGTCTCACAATTGCAGACTGC GAGGCTTAGAAACAATCGCTTTAATGGCACTCTGGACCTCAGCGGCCAAATCAGCAGCCGGCTTTCACTTGTTGATTTGCAGCATAATAATATTCAGAAGATAAACACTGGAAATTACTTGCAAGAGCTAAT ACTTGTCGATAATCCATATTGTGAGGAAGGAGAATCAGGAAGCAAGTATTGCACAATTCCACAGCAATCCAGTGATACCATGTACTCCACCTCAACACCCAACTGCAGAAACAGTTTATGTCCTCTAGATCAAGATATGGACTCCCATTGCTGTTGTTCATGTCCATATAGGGGAACTATATATTTTCTGCTCCAAAATTTCTCTGACATTAATAATTCATCACACTACTTTTCTTTGGGAACTTCTTTATACAATGGATGTCTGGAATATCAAGTTCCTGTCAGCTCAGTTTCTGTCCTAAATCCTTACATGAACAATGACCGCTATCTTCAGATTGATTTGAAGTTCTTTCCAGATAGAAAAGTTTATTTTGATGAATCTGAGGTTTTCCTTATCTCATCTTTGTTCAACAATCGGAACTTTACTGTTCCACCTGAATTCGGACCCTATTATTTCGGAGGCCAACAATATATATTTCAAG GAACAGTACCAGGTTCAAAATCAAAAAGGGGTCCCCCTGTAATTGGTGCAACAGTTGGTGTAATTGTTCTTTTATCAGCAATAATATGTTTGCTCATTCTTCACAAGAAGAGAAAGGCTAAGGAGGCTGCTTCACGATTTCAATTTTCTG GATTGTGGAATCTCAGCACAAGTAGCAGTAGCATTCCACAGCTGACAGGGCCAAGAATTTTCTCACTTGAAGAGATAAGGAAATGCACCAAGAACTTCTCAGAAGAGAACTGTATCGGAAGTGGTGCTTATGGAAAG GTATACCGAGGAGTATTTGCTGATGGACAAGTTGTTGCTGTCAAAAGAGCTCAGCAGGGATCAGCACAAGGTAATCAGGAGTTCAAAACAGAGATTGAGATGCTGAGTAGGGTGCACCACAAAAACTTGGTCAGTCTTGTTGGTTTGTGCATCGACCACAATGAGAAAATAGTGGTGTATGAGTATGTTCCAAATGGCACTCTCAGGGAAAGCCTATCAG GTAAGTCTGGAATACGTATGGATTGGAAGAGGAGGCTTCGAGTTGCCCATTGTGCAGCCAGCGGTCTTGCCTATCTGCACGAGCTCGCAAACCCCCCCATCATTCACAGAGACATCAAGTCCAACAACATCCTTCTTGATCATCGTCTCAACGCAAAAGTCTCCGACTTTGGTCTCTCCAGAACATTGTTTGATGACGCTAAACGCCACATTACTACGCAAGTCAAAGGCACAGTG GGCTACTTGGATCCCGAGTACTACATGACGCAGCAGTTGACGGAGAAGAGCGACGTCTACAGCTTCGGCGTTCTACTGCTGGAGCTGGTGACTGCAAGAAAGCCAATAGAAGAAGGACAATACGTCGTGAGACAGGTGAAGGATGCTATAGACAAGCAGAAGAATCTGTTGAATCTTGATGAGCTTCTCGATCCGACGATTGCTACTGTCAGTGCCTTACGTGGGTTGGAAAACTTCATCGACTTGGCAATGAAGTGCGTGGAGGATGAAAGCCGAGACCGGCCTTCGATGAGCGAGGTGGTGAAGGAAATCGAGAACATCATGCAGGTGGCGGACGTAAACTCCACTGCGGAGTATGGATCGACTTCTCCACCCTTTGCAGGTAAGAGTGGGGGAGGACTTGCAGGGACTGGTGAAGATTTCGAGTACAGCAGCGATCCATTTTCTCCAAGAACAGAGTCCAAGTGA